One window of the Catenulispora sp. EB89 genome contains the following:
- a CDS encoding tetratricopeptide repeat protein, with translation MEAAFTLGMRYDAWSHNHNPIHLHSVEWLEERARLYLRLAADAGHARAAVQLAFVLARARSEPYARDEDQFWSDEELRYLTAAAESGHVHAAFIVGAVGLRYSGQLPDTSAAERYLRQAVDGDHPKAAFKLGEWLLRQAGRQSEALRYLKLAGERADEDVDPQDYIDLARILTRTQRSDIAEPFVRAALASPRKYSGANYDREADWMELLGDVLNRTRRRAEAKEWYESARARRTAPKRPDDWPDYDAD, from the coding sequence GTGGAAGCTGCGTTCACGCTCGGCATGCGCTACGACGCGTGGTCGCACAATCACAATCCGATACATCTCCATTCGGTTGAGTGGCTGGAAGAACGCGCCCGTCTGTATCTACGCCTCGCGGCGGATGCGGGTCATGCCAGGGCAGCGGTGCAGCTCGCCTTCGTGTTGGCCAGGGCGAGATCGGAGCCTTACGCGCGCGATGAGGACCAGTTCTGGTCGGACGAGGAGCTGCGCTATCTTACGGCGGCCGCGGAATCAGGGCACGTACACGCCGCGTTCATCGTCGGTGCGGTGGGCTTGCGGTACAGCGGGCAATTGCCTGACACGTCAGCTGCCGAGCGTTACCTCCGCCAGGCCGTCGACGGGGATCACCCGAAAGCGGCTTTCAAACTCGGCGAATGGCTTCTTCGCCAAGCCGGCCGGCAATCCGAAGCGCTGCGTTACCTGAAGCTGGCCGGCGAGCGCGCCGACGAAGACGTCGACCCTCAGGACTACATCGACCTCGCTCGAATACTGACCCGTACGCAGCGTTCCGACATCGCCGAGCCGTTCGTGCGCGCGGCTCTCGCCTCCCCCCGCAAGTACAGCGGCGCGAACTACGACCGGGAAGCCGATTGGATGGAGCTGCTCGGCGACGTGCTGAACAGAACGAGGCGCCGCGCCGAGGCGAAGGAGTGGTACGAGTCGGCGCGGGCCCGGAGGACGGCCCCGAAGCGACCCGATGATTGGCCGGATTACGACGCCGACTGA
- a CDS encoding SRPBCC family protein yields MSQVIESVDVNVPISTAYQQWTRFESFPQFMDGVEAVSRIDDRRTHWVITMGSVQREFDAEITEQRTDERIAWRSTGGDTSHAGMVTFQSLGDHLTRVTVQLTWQPSGLAERAGHLLGMDGHQVRDDTARFKTFVERLSDEAEAEASQLGEESVVEQA; encoded by the coding sequence ATGAGCCAGGTCATCGAGTCGGTCGATGTGAACGTGCCGATCAGCACCGCGTACCAGCAGTGGACGCGGTTCGAGTCGTTCCCGCAGTTCATGGACGGCGTGGAAGCGGTCAGCCGGATCGACGACCGCCGCACGCACTGGGTGATCACGATGGGCAGCGTGCAGCGCGAGTTCGATGCCGAGATCACCGAGCAGCGCACCGACGAACGCATCGCGTGGCGGAGCACCGGCGGGGACACCAGCCACGCGGGGATGGTGACGTTCCAAAGCCTCGGCGACCACCTGACCCGGGTGACCGTGCAGCTGACCTGGCAGCCGAGCGGCCTGGCGGAGCGCGCCGGACACCTTCTGGGCATGGACGGGCATCAGGTCCGGGACGACACGGCCAGGTTCAAGACGTTCGTCGAGCGGCTCAGTGACGAGGCCGAGGCCGAGGCGTCGCAGCTAGGTGAGGAGTCGGTGGTCGAACAAGCCTGA
- a CDS encoding LysR family transcriptional regulator: MAVTLRQLEYFVAVVDTGSFTAAAAELHVSQPGLSHQIQALERELGGPLLERLPRDIRLTPAGRTALPHARASLAHAERTASAAKRASGVDAGELHVGTLYSISVGVLPKALRHWRASYPDVQVRLVEFRRTEDLIAAMEAGQADVAVGPTPPNWSGPVAAIGVEEFVVAAPADTDLGPAGDTVRLADLAGRHWVHFTPPSGLCDILDAACGAAGFEPLPAIRTEQAPSALSLAEEGLGLTLVPGNVVPPGFAGRLLWPEPPVSRELSVYTRVRPDPITAAFVAAITGSMLATPSYLRG, translated from the coding sequence ATGGCAGTCACTCTGCGTCAACTCGAGTACTTCGTCGCCGTCGTCGACACCGGATCCTTCACCGCGGCCGCCGCTGAGCTGCACGTCTCGCAGCCCGGTCTGTCGCACCAGATCCAGGCGCTGGAACGAGAGCTGGGCGGCCCGCTCCTGGAACGCCTGCCGCGCGACATCCGCCTCACCCCGGCGGGCCGGACGGCTCTGCCGCACGCCCGGGCCAGCCTCGCCCACGCCGAGCGCACGGCGAGCGCGGCCAAGCGTGCCTCGGGGGTGGACGCCGGCGAGCTGCACGTCGGCACGCTGTACTCGATCAGCGTCGGGGTCCTGCCCAAGGCCCTGCGTCACTGGCGCGCGAGCTACCCGGACGTCCAGGTCCGCCTCGTCGAGTTCCGCCGCACCGAAGACCTCATCGCCGCCATGGAAGCCGGGCAGGCCGACGTCGCGGTCGGCCCCACCCCGCCGAACTGGAGCGGCCCGGTCGCGGCGATCGGCGTCGAGGAGTTCGTCGTCGCCGCTCCGGCCGACACCGATCTGGGACCGGCCGGGGACACCGTCCGCCTCGCCGACCTGGCCGGACGGCACTGGGTGCACTTCACCCCGCCGAGCGGACTGTGCGACATCCTCGACGCCGCCTGCGGCGCGGCCGGCTTCGAACCGCTCCCGGCGATCCGCACCGAACAGGCGCCCTCGGCCCTGTCGCTCGCCGAGGAGGGACTGGGGCTGACGCTCGTCCCGGGCAACGTCGTACCACCGGGCTTCGCCGGCCGGCTGCTGTGGCCGGAGCCGCCGGTCAGCCGCGAACTGTCGGTCTACACGCGGGTCCGGCCGGACCCGATCACCGCCGCTTTCGTCGCGGCCATCACTGGGAGCATGCTGGCCACGCCGTCGTATCTGCGCGGCTGA
- a CDS encoding PLP-dependent aminotransferase family protein encodes MDSSRAVSGHEMPALLGEWRNGAGSLAQRLADAIEGAVERGELLAGWALPSERNLAAVLDVSRSTTARGMELLAKRGIVRSVQGAGTFVVGRSGVAARTPLPRGLRGKYRLGSGTGPGVAAATFPDVAGLPREALTLSVDDLLAAQPNGDGPGSGYAIAGLDVTRVAIAASLSGNGLPTKPEALVVTTGATQSLSLAFEMLLSAGDVVIVESPTYPTTLDLLRRVGARIVPVRTGDGTVGADALVRLARRTRATLAVVMATCNVATGRSLTDADRSTLVRLARDGVVVLDDRTLADYHPPPAPTPVAALAEHRNIVTVGSFNKIYWGGLKMGWIRLHPSLVETAVRIKSRTDAGSSVPSQILLAKLLPHHGPIAAHRRSEMKRRTHLATAFLHDELPDWRNEAAGIGPSQWIRLPLRDTAEFVGFAHAHGTTVGYGGIYRSDGRPSAHLRTTLTSGDEEILAALRNLREAWSAFPAGRGHRR; translated from the coding sequence TTGGATTCTTCGCGCGCTGTTTCCGGCCACGAGATGCCGGCGCTTTTGGGGGAGTGGCGCAACGGTGCGGGCTCGCTCGCGCAGCGCCTGGCCGACGCCATCGAAGGCGCTGTGGAGCGTGGGGAACTGCTCGCGGGTTGGGCCTTGCCCTCGGAGCGGAATCTGGCGGCGGTGTTGGATGTCAGCCGGAGTACGACGGCGCGCGGTATGGAGCTTCTTGCCAAACGCGGCATCGTCCGCTCTGTGCAGGGTGCCGGCACCTTCGTCGTGGGCCGGTCCGGAGTAGCTGCCCGAACGCCGTTGCCGCGCGGGCTCCGTGGGAAGTACCGGCTCGGGAGCGGCACCGGCCCGGGCGTCGCCGCCGCCACCTTCCCCGACGTCGCAGGCCTGCCGCGCGAGGCGTTGACCCTCAGCGTCGACGATCTGCTCGCCGCACAGCCGAACGGCGATGGCCCGGGCAGCGGCTACGCCATCGCAGGCCTCGATGTCACGCGCGTGGCCATCGCCGCGTCGCTGAGCGGGAACGGCCTGCCGACCAAGCCGGAAGCGCTCGTGGTGACCACGGGCGCCACGCAGTCGCTCTCGCTGGCGTTCGAGATGCTGCTTTCGGCCGGCGACGTCGTCATCGTCGAATCGCCGACGTACCCCACCACGCTGGACCTGCTGCGCCGCGTTGGCGCGCGCATCGTGCCGGTCCGCACCGGCGACGGCACCGTCGGCGCCGACGCGCTCGTGCGCCTGGCCCGTCGGACGCGCGCGACGCTGGCCGTGGTGATGGCCACCTGCAACGTCGCGACCGGCCGCAGCCTCACCGACGCCGACCGCTCGACGCTGGTGCGCCTGGCGCGGGACGGCGTCGTCGTGCTCGACGACCGCACGCTCGCGGACTACCACCCGCCGCCGGCCCCGACCCCCGTCGCGGCGCTCGCCGAGCACCGGAACATCGTCACGGTCGGGTCGTTCAACAAGATCTACTGGGGCGGGCTGAAGATGGGCTGGATCCGCCTGCACCCGAGCCTGGTGGAGACCGCGGTGCGTATCAAGTCACGAACAGACGCCGGATCATCGGTGCCGAGCCAGATCCTCCTCGCCAAGCTGCTGCCGCACCACGGCCCCATCGCCGCGCACCGCCGGTCCGAGATGAAGCGCCGCACGCACCTTGCCACGGCGTTCCTCCACGACGAACTGCCCGACTGGCGCAACGAGGCCGCCGGCATCGGCCCATCCCAGTGGATCCGGCTTCCGCTCCGCGACACCGCCGAGTTCGTCGGCTTCGCCCACGCGCACGGCACGACGGTCGGCTACGGAGGCATCTACCGCAGCGACGGCCGCCCTTCCGCGCACCTTCGCACGACCCTGACCTCCGGCGACGAGGAGATCCTGGCGGCGCTGCGCAACCTGCGCGAGGCTTGGTCCGCCTTCCCCGCCGGCCGCGGTCACCGCCGGTAG
- a CDS encoding DMT family transporter has protein sequence MLASGLSTQLGAAIGSLAFAALGPVGVVAIRQYVAAAVLLAVGRPRLRSFTRHQWGPVLLLAAVFGVVNLSLYTAIDRIGLGEAVTLEFLGPLTIALAGSRRRVDLACAVLAAAGVVALMRPRPTADYLGMGLALLAAACWAFYILLNRSIGQRIPGAQGTAAAAGLSALVYVPLGAGVAVHHTPSAGAVGAAVTAGVLSSAVPFLADLFTLRRVPAQAFGLFMSVNPVLAAVVGTLVLGQRLDVIAWLSIAAIIAANAISILTQPRRG, from the coding sequence ATGCTCGCCAGCGGCCTCTCGACCCAGCTCGGCGCCGCGATCGGGTCGCTGGCCTTCGCGGCGCTCGGCCCGGTCGGCGTCGTCGCGATCCGGCAGTACGTCGCGGCGGCGGTGCTGCTCGCCGTCGGCCGGCCCCGCCTTCGGTCCTTCACGCGGCACCAGTGGGGGCCGGTGCTGCTGCTCGCGGCCGTCTTCGGCGTGGTGAACCTGTCGCTCTACACCGCGATCGACCGGATCGGTCTCGGCGAGGCGGTCACCCTGGAGTTCCTCGGCCCCCTCACGATCGCGCTGGCCGGCTCGCGCAGACGCGTGGACCTGGCCTGCGCCGTCCTCGCCGCGGCGGGGGTCGTCGCGCTGATGCGTCCGCGTCCCACCGCCGACTACCTCGGCATGGGGCTCGCCCTGCTCGCCGCCGCCTGCTGGGCCTTCTACATCCTTCTCAACCGTTCCATCGGGCAGCGCATCCCCGGTGCGCAGGGCACGGCGGCCGCGGCGGGGCTGTCCGCCCTGGTCTACGTGCCGCTCGGGGCCGGCGTCGCCGTGCACCACACGCCTTCCGCCGGTGCGGTCGGTGCGGCTGTCACGGCCGGGGTCCTGTCCTCCGCCGTGCCGTTCCTCGCGGACCTGTTCACGCTGCGCCGCGTTCCCGCTCAGGCGTTCGGACTGTTCATGAGCGTCAACCCGGTGCTCGCCGCGGTCGTCGGTACGCTCGTTCTGGGACAGAGACTCGACGTGATCGCCTGGCTGAGCATCGCGGCGATCATCGCGGCCAACGCCATCAGCATCCTCACTCAGCCGAGGCGCGGTTGA
- a CDS encoding YbhB/YbcL family Raf kinase inhibitor-like protein — MSSGRFPHRTVRALTVSGCAGLLALTAACGAGHPAAKQAAAAAPAGVALAADARGTHDTPGPNPYQYLPHVPSFDVDSTTVKNGRPLPAAQLSGLFGAPGGKDVSPELSWSGFPKATKSFVVTMYDPQAPTGSGFWHWVVADIPAGTTSLPLNAGAPNSTALPAGALELGGDAGMHRYVGGAPPKGSGKHYYYITVTALDVPKSGVGADASGAFLGFTIAGHTIARATIICPTELK, encoded by the coding sequence ATGTCTTCCGGTCGCTTCCCGCACCGCACGGTGCGCGCGTTGACCGTCTCAGGGTGCGCGGGTCTGCTCGCGCTCACCGCCGCCTGCGGTGCCGGCCACCCGGCGGCCAAGCAGGCCGCAGCTGCCGCGCCGGCCGGTGTGGCGCTGGCCGCGGACGCCAGGGGCACGCACGACACCCCCGGGCCCAACCCATACCAGTACTTGCCGCACGTACCGTCCTTCGACGTCGACAGCACCACCGTGAAGAACGGCAGACCGCTGCCGGCCGCCCAGCTGTCCGGCCTGTTCGGAGCCCCCGGCGGCAAGGACGTCTCGCCGGAGCTGTCGTGGTCGGGCTTCCCCAAGGCGACCAAGAGCTTCGTGGTCACCATGTACGACCCGCAGGCCCCGACCGGAAGCGGTTTCTGGCACTGGGTCGTGGCCGACATCCCGGCCGGCACCACCTCCCTGCCGCTGAACGCCGGCGCGCCGAACAGCACCGCGCTGCCGGCCGGTGCGCTGGAGCTCGGCGGCGACGCCGGGATGCACCGCTACGTCGGCGGCGCCCCGCCGAAGGGCAGCGGCAAGCACTACTACTACATCACCGTCACCGCACTGGACGTCCCGAAGTCCGGCGTCGGCGCGGACGCCAGCGGCGCCTTCCTCGGCTTCACCATCGCAGGCCACACCATCGCGCGCGCCACCATCATCTGCCCGACCGAACTGAAGTAG
- a CDS encoding CBS domain-containing protein, with the protein MSGKKVREVMTSMPIQVPPATRVGDVARLMRERGVGSVLVVDGTGVVGLVTYRDLMMRVLANDHGPDTQVGGGAAARPLCVGPSDEADAAAELMRANSVSRVAVLERGVAVGIVSLGDLAAARIWASLPGDVGVAGPNR; encoded by the coding sequence GTGAGCGGCAAGAAGGTGCGCGAGGTGATGACATCGATGCCGATCCAAGTCCCGCCCGCGACCAGGGTGGGCGACGTGGCGAGGCTGATGCGCGAGCGGGGCGTCGGATCGGTGCTGGTCGTCGACGGTACCGGGGTCGTGGGGCTGGTCACCTACCGCGACCTGATGATGCGCGTCCTCGCGAACGACCACGGCCCGGACACGCAGGTCGGGGGCGGCGCGGCGGCCCGGCCGCTGTGCGTGGGGCCGTCCGACGAGGCGGACGCGGCCGCGGAGCTGATGCGGGCGAACTCGGTGTCGCGGGTTGCGGTGCTCGAGCGGGGGGTCGCGGTCGGCATCGTCTCGCTCGGCGATCTGGCCGCGGCGCGGATCTGGGCCTCGTTGCCGGGGGACGTGGGGGTCGCCGGCCCGAACCGCTGA
- a CDS encoding LysR family transcriptional regulator — MDVELRQLRCLIAIVDEGTFTDAAISLGVSQAAVSRTLSALEKRLGVRLLRRTSRETSPTAVGLRVVAHARRVLAEVDNLVQEARSGHAELRIGHAWSALGRRTLAFQHRWREAHPETQMHLLRINSPTAGLAEGTADLAVIRRPLEDRRFEGAIVGLETRWCALAASDPLARRRSVRLADLSSRVLLVDQRTGTTSADLWPADARPATQESRDIDDWLTVIATGRCVGVTAQAVVDQYPRPGIVYLPVRDAEPVAVRLTWWRDDPHPATRAVLELLAELYRT, encoded by the coding sequence ATGGATGTCGAGCTGCGTCAGCTGCGCTGCCTCATCGCGATCGTGGACGAGGGCACGTTCACCGACGCCGCGATCTCTTTGGGCGTCTCCCAGGCTGCGGTCTCCCGCACGCTCTCAGCGCTCGAGAAGCGCCTCGGCGTACGGCTGCTGCGCCGCACGTCCCGCGAAACCTCGCCGACCGCGGTCGGACTGCGCGTCGTGGCGCACGCCCGGCGCGTGCTGGCCGAGGTCGACAACCTGGTGCAGGAGGCGAGGTCGGGCCACGCCGAACTACGGATCGGCCACGCCTGGTCGGCACTGGGCCGACGCACACTCGCCTTCCAACACCGGTGGCGGGAAGCGCACCCGGAGACGCAGATGCACCTGCTCCGCATCAACTCCCCGACCGCCGGCCTGGCCGAGGGCACCGCGGACCTGGCGGTCATCCGTCGGCCGCTGGAGGACCGCCGTTTCGAGGGCGCCATCGTGGGTCTGGAAACTCGCTGGTGCGCCCTGGCCGCCTCCGACCCCCTGGCGCGGCGCCGCTCGGTGCGCCTGGCCGATCTCAGCAGCCGCGTGCTGCTCGTCGACCAGCGCACCGGAACGACCAGCGCGGATCTGTGGCCCGCGGACGCGCGCCCCGCGACCCAGGAGAGCCGCGACATCGACGACTGGCTCACGGTCATCGCCACCGGCCGCTGCGTGGGGGTCACCGCGCAGGCCGTCGTCGACCAGTATCCCCGGCCCGGCATCGTCTACCTGCCGGTGCGCGACGCCGAACCGGTCGCCGTACGACTGACCTGGTGGCGCGACGACCCCCACCCGGCCACCCGCGCCGTGCTCGAGCTTCTTGCCGAGCTCTATCGCACCTGA
- a CDS encoding GGIII-like transmembrane region-containing protein produces MYISVGAIVLILIIVLVVMMMRRR; encoded by the coding sequence ATGTACATCAGCGTAGGCGCCATTGTCCTCATACTCATCATCGTCCTTGTCGTGATGATGATGCGGCGGCGCTAG
- a CDS encoding alpha/beta fold hydrolase, with product MPGVTLTDHLFSVPLDHDQPEGEHTEVYAREVVAAGRERERLPWLLFLQGGPGMVPPRPVGRDSWLDRALDDYRVLLLDQRGTGRSSPITRQTLPARGEPAAQADYLAHFRADSIVRDAELIRRELTDEPWSVLGQSFGGMCAVTYLSLAPEGLREAIITGGLPGLRIAADDVYRATYSRVHRKNTAFYRRYPQDAAAVRRVAAHLIERPAALPDGSLLTVEAFQSLGLMLGAGDGADVLHYLLENTWAGAELSDGFLARAAALLSYAQLPLNPLMHELSYAQSSTGATNWAAERVRAEFPQFDARMALAGDDPVLFTGEMTYPWQFDQPCLAPLRAAAEALAAREDWPDLYDPQRLAANEVPVVAALYLDDMYVDATYSLPTAEAIRGLRLWATNEYEHDGLRTSGGRVLDHLLRMLRGQI from the coding sequence ATGCCCGGTGTCACGCTGACCGATCATCTCTTCTCCGTCCCCCTCGACCACGATCAGCCCGAAGGCGAGCACACCGAGGTCTACGCGCGCGAGGTGGTGGCCGCCGGACGCGAACGCGAGCGGCTGCCCTGGCTGCTGTTCCTGCAAGGCGGCCCCGGCATGGTGCCGCCGCGTCCGGTCGGCCGGGACTCCTGGCTGGACCGCGCCCTCGACGACTACCGCGTCCTCCTGCTCGACCAGCGCGGCACCGGCCGCTCCAGCCCGATCACCCGCCAGACGCTCCCGGCCCGCGGCGAGCCCGCCGCGCAGGCCGACTACCTCGCGCACTTCCGCGCCGACTCCATCGTCCGCGACGCCGAACTGATCAGGCGCGAGCTGACCGACGAACCGTGGTCGGTGCTCGGCCAGAGCTTCGGCGGCATGTGCGCCGTCACCTACCTCTCGCTCGCGCCCGAGGGCCTGCGCGAGGCGATCATCACCGGCGGCCTTCCCGGACTGCGCATCGCCGCCGACGACGTCTACCGCGCCACCTATTCGCGCGTGCACCGCAAGAACACCGCTTTCTATCGCCGGTACCCGCAGGACGCCGCCGCGGTCCGCCGCGTCGCCGCGCACCTGATCGAGCGTCCGGCGGCGCTGCCGGACGGATCCTTGCTGACCGTCGAGGCCTTCCAGTCACTCGGGCTGATGCTCGGCGCGGGCGACGGCGCGGACGTGCTGCACTACCTGCTCGAGAACACCTGGGCCGGAGCGGAGTTGTCCGACGGCTTCCTCGCCCGCGCCGCGGCTCTCCTCAGCTACGCCCAACTGCCGCTGAACCCGCTCATGCACGAGCTCTCCTACGCCCAGAGCAGCACCGGAGCGACGAACTGGGCGGCCGAGCGAGTCCGCGCCGAGTTTCCCCAGTTCGACGCCCGCATGGCGTTGGCCGGCGACGACCCGGTGCTGTTCACCGGCGAGATGACCTACCCGTGGCAGTTCGACCAGCCCTGCCTCGCGCCGCTGCGCGCGGCCGCCGAGGCGTTGGCCGCCCGCGAGGACTGGCCCGACCTCTACGATCCTCAGCGCCTGGCCGCGAACGAGGTTCCGGTGGTTGCCGCCCTGTACCTCGACGACATGTACGTCGATGCCACGTACTCGCTACCGACCGCCGAGGCCATCAGGGGTCTGCGGCTGTGGGCGACGAACGAGTACGAGCACGACGGGCTTCGCACCAGCGGCGGGCGGGTGCTCGACCACCTGCTGCGGATGCTGCGCGGCCAGATCTGA
- a CDS encoding ATP-binding protein, whose translation MADAVESVLIQVPADPDYLAVIRSAAAHVATRFGCTLPEVADLRLAVDEASGLLLRHTVRDGQAADGAGVGDLECRFVLDPSTLRVVLGRRARDSAPPQSDEFGWAILSALVDDIVWRAEGSTVQVEILKRRAAET comes from the coding sequence GTGGCGGACGCGGTGGAGAGCGTGTTGATCCAGGTGCCCGCCGACCCCGACTACCTGGCCGTCATCCGGTCGGCCGCCGCGCACGTCGCGACGCGGTTCGGGTGCACGCTGCCGGAGGTCGCCGACCTGCGGCTGGCGGTCGACGAGGCTTCCGGCCTGCTGCTGCGCCACACGGTCCGGGACGGACAGGCCGCCGACGGCGCGGGTGTCGGCGACCTGGAGTGCCGCTTCGTCCTCGACCCCTCGACGCTGCGGGTCGTGCTCGGCCGCCGGGCCCGGGACTCGGCGCCACCGCAGAGTGACGAGTTCGGATGGGCGATCCTGTCCGCGCTGGTGGACGACATCGTCTGGCGCGCCGAGGGCTCGACGGTGCAGGTGGAGATTCTGAAGCGCCGTGCGGCTGAGACGTGA
- a CDS encoding VOC family protein, with product MITGLKISTIWVLDQDSALDFYTKKLGFEVRSDTRMGPDARWVTVGAEGQPDLELALMKPGPPAVDPESAEQLRTLVAKGVLGAGVIGTDDCQAAYEELSARGVEFVQPPKKRPYGVEALFRDDSGNWFSLTERSETLDESIGWD from the coding sequence ATGATCACCGGGCTGAAGATCTCCACCATCTGGGTCCTCGACCAGGACTCGGCTCTGGATTTCTACACGAAGAAGCTGGGGTTCGAGGTACGCAGCGACACCCGGATGGGCCCGGACGCGCGCTGGGTGACGGTCGGTGCCGAGGGCCAGCCCGACCTCGAGCTGGCGCTGATGAAGCCCGGACCGCCGGCGGTCGACCCGGAGTCGGCCGAGCAGCTCAGGACGCTGGTCGCCAAGGGCGTGCTCGGCGCCGGCGTGATCGGCACCGACGACTGCCAGGCCGCCTACGAGGAACTGTCCGCCCGCGGCGTCGAGTTCGTCCAGCCGCCGAAGAAGCGTCCGTACGGTGTCGAAGCCCTGTTCCGTGACGACTCAGGGAACTGGTTCAGTCTGACGGAGCGCAGCGAAACCCTCGACGAGAGCATCGGCTGGGACTGA
- a CDS encoding helix-turn-helix transcriptional regulator, giving the protein MIGTPSADENLARLRLLRRAKDLMDRDWAEPIDLDAVAAHAGYSRYHFIRLFKQAYAETPGQYLSRRRVERSQELLRSANLTVTEICVAVGFESLGSFCTRFKQVTGQTPTEFRQAALRDRPAPIPGCFVLLWAGGFRNPGATFEKADDPPAS; this is encoded by the coding sequence ATGATCGGCACCCCGTCCGCCGATGAGAACCTCGCGCGCCTGCGGCTGCTGCGGCGCGCGAAGGACCTCATGGACCGGGACTGGGCTGAGCCGATCGACCTGGACGCCGTCGCCGCGCACGCGGGCTACTCGCGCTATCACTTCATCCGGCTGTTCAAGCAGGCCTACGCCGAAACCCCGGGGCAGTACCTGTCCCGGCGCCGGGTCGAGCGCTCACAGGAACTGCTGCGCAGCGCCAACCTCACCGTCACGGAGATCTGCGTGGCCGTCGGCTTCGAGAGCCTGGGCAGCTTCTGCACCCGGTTCAAGCAGGTCACTGGGCAGACACCGACCGAGTTCCGGCAGGCGGCACTGCGCGACCGGCCCGCACCGATCCCCGGCTGCTTCGTCCTGCTGTGGGCCGGCGGCTTCCGGAACCCCGGCGCAACTTTCGAGAAGGCGGATGATCCCCCGGCGTCCTAA